In one Pseudomonadota bacterium genomic region, the following are encoded:
- a CDS encoding AAA family ATPase codes for MQRIMIIGSPGSGKSTLAHALGERFGIPVFHMDREVHWLPGWQERPREDKSAIVRRIISEDAWVFEGGNSATYAERLARAEMLIWLDLPVGLRLWRVIRRAIRERGKTRPDLADNCPERLNMLPEFIGFILRTRVASRRKQRAVFEDASCSRHCLSRQHEIDTFLKRLEISR; via the coding sequence ATGCAGCGGATCATGATCATTGGGAGCCCCGGCTCCGGAAAATCCACGCTCGCCCACGCTTTGGGCGAGCGTTTTGGCATCCCCGTCTTTCACATGGACCGCGAGGTACACTGGCTCCCCGGCTGGCAGGAGCGCCCTAGGGAGGACAAGTCCGCCATCGTGAGGCGCATCATCTCGGAGGACGCGTGGGTCTTCGAAGGCGGCAACTCCGCGACCTATGCAGAAAGGCTGGCCCGCGCTGAGATGCTCATCTGGCTTGATCTGCCAGTAGGCTTACGGCTGTGGCGCGTGATCCGTCGCGCGATCCGCGAGCGCGGCAAAACCCGCCCCGACCTCGCAGACAACTGCCCGGAGCGGCTCAACATGCTGCCAGAGTTCATCGGCTTCATCCTGCGAACGCGCGTGGCCTCCCGCCGCAAACAACGCGCCGTCTTCGAGGACGCGAGCTGCTCGAGGCACTGCCTGAGCCGTCAGCACGAGATCGATACCTTCTTGAAGCGTCTGGAGATAAGCCGATGA
- a CDS encoding DapH/DapD/GlmU-related protein codes for MSGAGSKKHLSEAPTIHDGAQVDDCELGVWTEVGRGTVMKSSQMGDYSYITQNCHVVWTTIGKFCSIANSTRINPGNHPTWRAVQHHSVYRAEAYGLGEDDHDFFAWRKDHWVTIGHDVWIGHGVTVTAGVTIGTGAVIGAGAVVTRDVAPYTVVGGVPAREIKRRFSEAQAEALQQLAVWDWPRETYRAALPDIRALDIDAFIEKYR; via the coding sequence ATGAGCGGAGCAGGATCCAAGAAGCACCTCTCTGAGGCTCCCACGATCCACGACGGCGCGCAGGTCGATGATTGCGAGCTTGGCGTCTGGACGGAGGTCGGGCGCGGCACCGTCATGAAGTCCTCACAGATGGGCGATTACAGCTATATCACGCAGAACTGCCACGTCGTGTGGACGACAATCGGCAAGTTCTGCTCCATCGCCAACAGCACCCGCATCAATCCCGGCAACCACCCCACTTGGCGCGCAGTGCAGCATCATTCCGTCTACCGCGCGGAGGCCTACGGGCTTGGTGAGGACGACCACGACTTTTTCGCCTGGCGCAAGGACCACTGGGTGACCATCGGCCACGATGTCTGGATCGGCCACGGCGTGACCGTTACAGCAGGCGTGACCATCGGCACAGGCGCGGTCATTGGCGCAGGTGCGGTCGTTACCCGCGACGTCGCACCGTACACGGTTGTCGGCGGCGTCCCGGCCCGCGAGATCAAGCGCCGCTTTTCCGAGGCACAAGCGGAAGCGCTACAGCAGCTTGCCGTCTGGGACTGGCCGCGCGAGACCTACCGTGCTGCGCTGCCCGACATCCGCGCGCTCGACATCGACGCTTTCATCGAGAAGTATCGCTGA
- a CDS encoding AAA family ATPase, with protein MKRVLITGCSGGGKSTLLRALAARGYATVPEPGQRIVDAQEAKGGTALPWVDMAAFLTEAAALARKDLARAAGSRTFFDRGIFDAAVGLRHVAGVPLEWTLGPTFPYARRVVLVPPHAPWFARAAGRNKGFAEAVAEYQRLVAALKELDVDAITLPPASLETRVTQIEDVFGPP; from the coding sequence CTGAAACGCGTTCTCATCACCGGCTGCTCCGGCGGGGGCAAATCCACGCTTTTGCGCGCGTTGGCCGCGCGGGGCTACGCCACTGTTCCCGAGCCCGGCCAGCGTATCGTCGATGCGCAAGAGGCCAAGGGCGGGACAGCCCTGCCGTGGGTAGATATGGCGGCTTTCCTAACAGAGGCCGCCGCGCTGGCACGGAAGGACCTCGCCCGCGCCGCGGGTTCGCGCACCTTCTTCGATAGGGGCATCTTCGACGCCGCGGTGGGGCTAAGGCATGTTGCAGGGGTTCCTTTGGAGTGGACCCTCGGGCCGACTTTCCCCTATGCGCGCCGAGTGGTGCTTGTTCCGCCCCACGCGCCGTGGTTCGCGCGGGCTGCCGGGCGCAACAAGGGCTTTGCAGAGGCAGTTGCGGAATACCAGCGCCTCGTGGCGGCTTTGAAAGAGCTAGATGTCGACGCGATCACGTTGCCGCCTGCGTCGCTCGAAACACGGGTTACGCAGATCGAGGACGTGTTCGGGCCGCCTTAA
- a CDS encoding class I SAM-dependent methyltransferase: MAATAPTGAAFDDAEVAELYVHRPPYAAAAYGRILEVAPARRRLLDLGCGEGKVARTLAPHFEEVVAVDPSAAMIALGRSLPGGAANNLRWLHATAEEADLTGKFDVVTFASSIHWMDPARLFSALKPRLGPEHVIGILAGDTPHAPPWAADWERFLARWVPEATGQALGAREWAAPRTLYQEHVEVLGKETFLSDPVRQSIRSFIACQNSRASFTPARLGDRIAAFDADLVALLAPNAGPDRQLEYRVKTELTIARLKG, encoded by the coding sequence GTGGCTGCGACGGCTCCAACAGGCGCGGCCTTCGACGATGCCGAGGTGGCCGAGCTTTACGTCCATCGCCCGCCCTACGCCGCCGCAGCCTATGGGCGGATTCTCGAGGTCGCTCCAGCGCGGCGGCGGCTCCTCGATCTAGGCTGCGGCGAAGGTAAGGTGGCACGGACACTGGCGCCGCATTTCGAGGAAGTCGTGGCCGTCGATCCGTCCGCCGCAATGATCGCCCTCGGTCGCAGCCTGCCGGGCGGAGCAGCGAACAATCTCCGCTGGCTACACGCCACTGCCGAAGAGGCCGATCTGACGGGCAAGTTCGACGTGGTGACCTTCGCTTCGAGCATCCATTGGATGGACCCCGCGCGACTGTTCAGCGCCCTCAAGCCGCGCCTCGGTCCAGAGCACGTGATCGGTATTCTCGCCGGAGACACCCCCCATGCGCCGCCTTGGGCAGCGGATTGGGAACGGTTCCTCGCGCGATGGGTGCCAGAAGCGACGGGCCAAGCGCTGGGTGCCCGTGAATGGGCCGCGCCTCGCACCCTGTATCAGGAACATGTGGAGGTTTTGGGCAAAGAGACGTTCCTCTCCGATCCGGTGCGCCAGAGCATCCGCAGCTTCATCGCCTGCCAGAATTCCCGCGCGAGCTTTACGCCTGCGCGCCTCGGCGACCGGATAGCGGCCTTCGATGCGGACCTCGTAGCACTTCTTGCGCCCAATGCCGGACCTGACAGGCAGCTAGAGTACAGGGTCAAGACCGAGCTTACCATCGCGCGCCTCAAGGGCTGA
- a CDS encoding sugar phosphate isomerase/epimerase family protein encodes MTPLKIGACLAPDEIAAHRDWLFDADRDLELQGFSSHRGLTTELEDRVAAAKTALDGFKGRIGMHGPFEGLDMDNKDPELQPLITAKFLKALEAADRVGARQMVMHSPYTRWYAWNIHNYDGYAESVLSRVHAIMTPVVKAAEEKGITLVIENIFDVDPASRRAMVDSFDSDAIALSIDTGHAHLARRMSGAPPVDYFVRDAGDQLRHVHLQDLDGHADRHWAPGEGEIHWQEVFRALSECGSEPHLVLELRRKADIQAGFQYLKSLGLVE; translated from the coding sequence ATGACCCCGCTTAAGATCGGCGCCTGCCTCGCGCCTGACGAGATCGCCGCCCATCGCGATTGGCTCTTCGACGCCGACCGCGACCTAGAACTTCAAGGCTTCAGCAGCCATCGCGGCCTGACAACCGAACTCGAGGACCGTGTGGCAGCGGCCAAGACGGCGCTCGATGGCTTCAAGGGCCGCATCGGCATGCATGGCCCCTTCGAGGGGCTCGATATGGACAACAAGGACCCGGAATTGCAGCCGCTCATCACCGCGAAGTTTCTGAAGGCGCTCGAAGCCGCCGACCGCGTGGGTGCGCGCCAGATGGTGATGCATTCGCCCTACACGCGCTGGTACGCGTGGAACATCCACAACTACGATGGTTACGCGGAAAGCGTGTTGTCCCGCGTCCACGCCATCATGACCCCGGTCGTGAAGGCCGCCGAGGAAAAGGGCATTACCCTCGTCATCGAGAACATTTTCGACGTCGACCCAGCGTCGCGGCGTGCCATGGTGGACAGCTTCGACAGCGACGCCATCGCGCTCTCCATCGACACCGGCCACGCTCACCTCGCGCGGCGCATGTCCGGCGCACCGCCGGTGGACTACTTCGTGCGCGACGCAGGCGATCAGCTTCGCCACGTCCATCTCCAGGACCTCGACGGCCACGCGGACCGCCACTGGGCCCCCGGCGAAGGGGAGATCCACTGGCAGGAGGTCTTTCGCGCGTTGTCGGAGTGTGGGTCCGAGCCGCATCTCGTGCTGGAGCTGCGCCGCAAGGCGGACATTCAAGCAGGCTTCCAGTACCTGAAATCGCTCGGGCTGGTGGAATAG
- a CDS encoding MFS transporter — MIRRDHLPAMGLGISQIMGYGVLYYAYAILLPEMAAPLGLTLAGIFGVLSLALFLGGFLSPVAGMLVDRFGGRYVMTLGAAVAGLATMSIGFVEGQTSLFAAILVLEAAAMFVLYSVAFASVARLDLSVSPQRSITIITLFGGVASTIFWPLTLALYEAVDWRSAWMILGAAYLAICAPLHWMCLAGPERDLTKPGGSSGDWPELSGLARRRGMAWMVASFIFSGYLMGAVMTLWVTNVQDLGHSAAMAALAGAVIGPFKTVGRFLELFISRNLYPLNTYWLALGLMLAGFLTILAAGFTVPGILIAAALYGMGDGIKTIARGTLPLALFGAKGYGARLGWINTASMAANASAPFAFAWLTQSFGGWVSFAAMAAILSIAVAASLFIPDARKLTKEPLHDPA; from the coding sequence GTGATCCGACGAGACCACCTGCCCGCCATGGGTCTCGGCATCTCCCAGATCATGGGCTACGGCGTGCTCTACTACGCCTATGCCATCCTTTTGCCGGAGATGGCCGCGCCGCTTGGCCTGACGCTCGCGGGTATCTTCGGCGTCCTGTCCCTCGCGCTCTTCCTCGGCGGCTTCCTGTCGCCCGTCGCGGGGATGCTCGTGGACCGCTTCGGCGGGCGCTACGTGATGACCTTGGGGGCAGCAGTCGCGGGCCTCGCAACCATGAGCATCGGCTTCGTGGAAGGCCAGACGAGCCTTTTCGCCGCGATCCTCGTGCTGGAAGCGGCGGCGATGTTCGTCCTTTACTCCGTCGCTTTCGCCTCCGTCGCGCGGCTCGACCTCTCCGTGTCACCGCAGCGCTCCATCACGATCATCACGCTCTTCGGCGGCGTGGCCTCGACCATCTTCTGGCCGCTGACGCTGGCGCTTTATGAAGCCGTGGACTGGCGCTCCGCATGGATGATCCTTGGCGCGGCCTATCTCGCGATCTGCGCCCCGCTGCACTGGATGTGCCTCGCGGGACCCGAACGCGATCTGACCAAGCCCGGCGGTTCCAGCGGCGATTGGCCCGAACTCAGCGGCCTCGCACGCAGGCGAGGAATGGCATGGATGGTCGCCTCCTTCATCTTCTCGGGCTACCTCATGGGCGCCGTCATGACGCTCTGGGTCACCAACGTCCAAGACCTCGGCCACAGCGCGGCGATGGCGGCGCTCGCGGGGGCGGTCATCGGACCCTTCAAGACGGTAGGCCGCTTCCTCGAACTCTTCATCAGCCGCAACCTTTACCCGCTCAATACCTACTGGCTGGCACTCGGCCTCATGCTCGCAGGATTTCTTACAATCCTCGCTGCGGGCTTCACGGTGCCCGGCATCCTGATCGCTGCCGCGCTCTACGGCATGGGCGACGGCATCAAGACGATCGCCCGCGGCACGCTGCCGCTCGCGCTTTTCGGGGCCAAGGGCTACGGCGCGCGGCTGGGCTGGATCAACACGGCCTCCATGGCCGCAAATGCCTCGGCGCCCTTCGCCTTCGCCTGGCTCACGCAGAGCTTCGGTGGTTGGGTCAGCTTCGCGGCCATGGCCGCGATCCTGAGCATCGCCGTCGCTGCCAGCCTCTTCATCCCCGACGCCCGCAAACTCACCAAGGAGCCCCTCCATGACCCCGCTTAA
- a CDS encoding amidohydrolase family protein gives MQTFVGAQVYLSGEIVETSVTIEGDAIVEIGGSVRGAEIEARGKVLAPALIDVHGDAFERQVMPRPGVFFPLETAVLETDRQLAANGIATTYHSVTLSYEPGLRSVERGRAMMEAIRALQPRLTVENRVQLRWETFAFEALDTLDWAMEAELTLSLAFNDHLSMAMRSAETGIQDRPFEHSPDFIPMALDDAALFEKRYRKHTERSGLDYEDHKALVHRVWERRPEVVAKMREVAAKARAKAVPMLSHDDTQAETRAFYHDLGATTSEFPMTMGPVEEARSRGDLIIFGSPNAVRGGSHIGSLGAADMVEAGFCDLLASDYYYPAMLAAVDRLDREKRADRLTLWSLISAGPARAMGLSDRGEIAEGKRADLVLVDWPEEGSPAIQGTWVSGRCAYRARAAG, from the coding sequence ATGCAGACTTTCGTCGGCGCTCAAGTCTATCTGTCCGGCGAGATTGTGGAGACGAGCGTCACTATCGAAGGCGACGCTATCGTCGAAATTGGCGGCTCGGTGCGTGGCGCGGAGATCGAAGCGCGCGGCAAGGTCCTCGCCCCCGCGCTGATCGACGTCCATGGCGACGCCTTCGAGCGACAGGTCATGCCCCGCCCCGGCGTGTTCTTCCCGCTGGAGACGGCAGTGCTCGAAACCGACCGTCAGCTCGCCGCCAACGGGATCGCCACCACGTATCACTCGGTCACGCTCAGCTACGAGCCCGGCCTGCGCAGCGTGGAGCGCGGCCGCGCGATGATGGAGGCGATCCGGGCCTTGCAACCCCGTTTAACGGTCGAAAACCGCGTGCAGCTACGCTGGGAGACCTTCGCTTTCGAGGCCCTCGACACGCTCGACTGGGCGATGGAGGCAGAGCTGACGCTCTCGCTCGCCTTCAACGATCACCTCTCCATGGCCATGCGCAGCGCAGAGACGGGCATCCAGGACCGCCCTTTCGAGCACAGCCCGGATTTCATCCCAATGGCGCTCGACGACGCCGCGCTGTTCGAGAAACGCTACCGCAAGCACACCGAGCGCTCCGGCCTTGATTACGAAGACCACAAGGCGCTGGTGCACCGCGTCTGGGAGCGGCGGCCGGAGGTGGTAGCGAAGATGCGTGAGGTGGCCGCCAAAGCCCGCGCTAAGGCCGTCCCGATGCTGAGCCATGATGATACGCAGGCTGAGACGCGGGCCTTCTACCACGACCTCGGCGCAACAACGTCCGAGTTTCCCATGACAATGGGTCCCGTCGAAGAGGCACGTTCGCGCGGTGACCTGATCATCTTTGGCTCGCCCAATGCCGTACGTGGGGGCAGCCATATCGGCTCGCTTGGCGCCGCGGACATGGTGGAGGCGGGCTTCTGCGACCTGCTGGCGTCGGATTACTACTACCCCGCCATGCTCGCCGCCGTGGACAGGCTCGACCGGGAGAAGCGCGCGGATCGGCTGACGCTGTGGTCTCTCATCTCCGCCGGTCCAGCTCGCGCCATGGGGCTGAGCGACCGAGGCGAGATTGCGGAGGGCAAGCGCGCCGATCTCGTGCTGGTCGATTGGCCCGAAGAAGGCTCGCCCGCCATCCAAGGCACCTGGGTCTCCGGGCGCTGCGCCTACCGCGCGCGAGCAGCGGGGTGA
- a CDS encoding class I SAM-dependent methyltransferase — MKTDTAHEHWSTIWDRIEAGSKWLTPEPDVKRWTETLAPGVTILDLGAGVGRHALSLQKAGFAVTALDAAPEGLAEIEEAGAGVVCVPGRMDALPFEDAAFDHVLSWNVIYHGDETVLLNTISEVRRVLKPGGTFMLTMLSKRRLWVDREKLNGPQEISRNTWIFDEDMTDKRHPHYYCGAVEMLALFQGFEVLWMEDREHERPGSWHWHLILERQA, encoded by the coding sequence GTGAAGACGGACACTGCGCATGAGCACTGGAGCACCATCTGGGACAGGATCGAGGCCGGATCGAAATGGCTGACGCCCGAGCCTGACGTGAAACGCTGGACGGAAACGCTGGCGCCAGGGGTCACGATCCTCGACCTCGGCGCGGGCGTGGGGCGTCATGCGCTGTCCCTCCAGAAGGCCGGCTTTGCCGTCACCGCGCTCGATGCCGCGCCTGAAGGTCTGGCGGAGATAGAGGAGGCCGGCGCGGGCGTCGTCTGTGTGCCGGGCCGCATGGATGCGCTACCGTTCGAGGATGCCGCCTTTGACCACGTACTTAGCTGGAACGTGATCTATCACGGCGATGAGACGGTGCTTCTGAACACGATCTCCGAGGTCCGCCGCGTGCTGAAGCCGGGCGGGACATTCATGCTCACCATGCTCTCCAAGCGGCGTCTCTGGGTGGACCGCGAAAAGCTGAACGGCCCGCAGGAGATCAGCCGAAATACGTGGATATTCGACGAAGACATGACCGATAAACGCCATCCGCACTATTATTGCGGCGCGGTGGAGATGCTGGCGCTTTTCCAGGGCTTCGAGGTGCTCTGGATGGAAGACCGCGAGCATGAGCGGCCCGGCTCCTGGCACTGGCATCTGATCCTGGAACGCCAGGCATGA
- the phnE gene encoding phosphonate ABC transporter, permease protein PhnE — protein sequence MTDLSAGDTRPGRDPGPVPPARYDRPPALAFLGYAAAVIIILWSFAGAGFSLEKVISSPPRFADFIDRAFPPNLEPQVLERLGWKMLETLQIALAGAVIGVIVSVPIALLAARNLIAPRWVNQITRTILGFIRAVPDIAWALVFVVAVGLGPFAGMLAIAIDTIGFCGRFFADDMEAADKGPAESLEATGARKLDVVACATIPAAMPAFISTSLYALEKAVRSSTILGLVGAGGIGIELKVGFDLFDYPTAMTVILMIAIVVIAIEHLSGWARTKIIGEQR from the coding sequence ATGACTGACCTTTCCGCGGGCGACACCCGCCCCGGACGTGATCCGGGCCCTGTCCCTCCCGCTCGGTATGATAGGCCCCCAGCGCTCGCCTTCCTGGGCTACGCGGCAGCCGTCATCATCATCTTGTGGTCCTTCGCCGGGGCCGGCTTCTCCCTCGAGAAAGTCATCTCCTCCCCCCCGCGCTTTGCGGATTTCATCGACCGTGCCTTCCCGCCGAACCTGGAGCCGCAGGTCCTCGAGCGGCTCGGCTGGAAGATGCTCGAGACGCTTCAAATCGCCCTCGCCGGGGCCGTCATCGGCGTCATCGTCTCTGTCCCGATCGCGCTTCTGGCGGCCCGTAACCTCATCGCGCCGCGCTGGGTCAACCAGATCACGCGCACGATCCTGGGCTTCATCCGGGCCGTGCCCGACATCGCCTGGGCGCTCGTGTTCGTCGTCGCCGTGGGCCTCGGCCCCTTCGCGGGGATGCTCGCCATCGCCATCGACACGATTGGCTTTTGCGGTCGCTTCTTCGCTGACGACATGGAAGCCGCCGACAAAGGCCCCGCCGAGAGCCTCGAGGCCACCGGCGCGCGCAAGCTCGACGTCGTGGCCTGCGCCACCATTCCGGCGGCCATGCCCGCCTTCATCTCCACCTCGCTCTACGCGCTCGAAAAGGCGGTGCGGTCGTCCACGATCCTCGGCCTCGTGGGCGCGGGCGGGATTGGGATCGAGCTCAAGGTCGGCTTCGACCTCTTCGACTATCCCACAGCGATGACCGTGATCCTAATGATCGCCATTGTCGTCATCGCCATCGAACACCTCTCGGGCTGGGCCCGCACGAAAATCATTGGAGAACAACGGTGA
- a CDS encoding ATP-binding cassette domain-containing protein — MTDPMTIEAPRAPVEAGAESFAPVLPVDLRVSGLAKSFAGTRIFEGVSFGLSQGEAVAIVGANGTGKSTLLRCLLGLIPADAGTIDVLGTQVRQARAAELRAMRAQMGLVSQKHNLVPRLSVLSNVVQGLLGQRPGLRHWSQSFAPAPSRKAAMEALEKVSLAQLATRRADRLSGGQSQRVAIARALVGQPKILIADEPTASLDPAAGEDVMDLFFALARQEGVTVVFISHNIDHALRYGDRVLGLADGGLKLDAHAASLASSDLRGLYD, encoded by the coding sequence GTGACTGATCCGATGACGATCGAGGCGCCGCGCGCGCCTGTCGAAGCCGGGGCGGAGAGTTTCGCCCCGGTTTTGCCTGTGGATCTCCGGGTAAGCGGGCTCGCCAAGAGCTTCGCCGGGACGCGGATATTCGAAGGCGTTTCCTTCGGGCTCTCTCAGGGTGAGGCCGTGGCCATCGTGGGCGCCAATGGCACCGGGAAATCCACGCTCCTGCGCTGCCTTCTCGGGCTCATTCCAGCCGATGCCGGCACAATCGACGTGCTCGGCACGCAGGTGCGCCAAGCCCGCGCGGCGGAGCTGCGCGCCATGCGGGCGCAGATGGGGCTCGTGAGCCAGAAGCATAACCTCGTCCCGCGCCTGTCGGTGCTGTCGAATGTCGTGCAGGGCCTCCTCGGCCAGCGTCCGGGGCTCCGGCATTGGAGCCAGTCCTTCGCGCCTGCCCCCTCTCGCAAGGCCGCGATGGAAGCGCTGGAGAAGGTGAGCCTCGCCCAGCTCGCCACGCGCCGCGCCGATAGGCTCTCCGGCGGGCAATCGCAGCGGGTGGCTATCGCGCGTGCGCTCGTGGGCCAGCCCAAGATCCTGATCGCCGATGAACCCACGGCCTCCCTCGATCCCGCGGCGGGCGAGGACGTGATGGACCTTTTCTTCGCCCTCGCGCGGCAGGAGGGTGTCACTGTCGTCTTCATCTCCCACAATATCGACCACGCGCTGCGTTACGGCGACCGGGTGCTCGGCCTCGCGGATGGAGGCCTGAAGCTCGACGCTCATGCCGCCTCCCTCGCCTCAAGCGATCTCAGGGGGCTCTATGACTGA
- a CDS encoding PhnD/SsuA/transferrin family substrate-binding protein, with protein MKLRSILAGATLAITSAFAAHAETWSIAVTDVEGMERLQLEWGPFKDALEEATGDTFEFFAVNSRTAAAEALRGETVDFVVSGPAEYVVINKLTNATPIVGLGRPDYHCAIVVRADSGINTVMDLKGKTVAFGDIGSTSNMLCPMQVLADYGLDPINDIQKTHTSRNIAHEALKNGDVDALGSNAGSWLRVRNSETDLPYGFFKMLARSGDLPNDMIMVGAHVPEEDALRVQRAIIDNKDSIIAGITAHEENDKYVGMDLVEIEDSAYDYVRAMYTNAGFPQFDNFIGD; from the coding sequence ATGAAACTCCGTTCGATCCTTGCTGGCGCGACGCTGGCGATCACTTCGGCCTTCGCGGCCCATGCCGAGACTTGGAGCATCGCTGTCACCGACGTCGAGGGCATGGAGCGCCTTCAGCTTGAGTGGGGTCCGTTCAAGGACGCGCTCGAGGAAGCGACCGGCGACACGTTTGAGTTCTTTGCCGTGAACTCGCGCACCGCCGCCGCGGAAGCTTTGCGCGGTGAGACCGTGGATTTCGTCGTCTCAGGCCCGGCGGAATACGTCGTCATCAACAAGCTGACAAATGCCACGCCCATCGTCGGCCTTGGCCGCCCCGACTACCACTGCGCCATCGTGGTGCGCGCCGATAGCGGCATCAACACGGTCATGGACCTCAAGGGCAAGACGGTGGCCTTCGGTGATATCGGCTCCACCTCCAACATGCTCTGCCCCATGCAGGTGCTCGCCGATTATGGTCTCGACCCGATCAACGACATCCAGAAAACTCATACGAGCCGCAACATCGCCCACGAAGCGCTGAAGAACGGTGACGTGGATGCGCTGGGGTCCAATGCGGGCTCCTGGCTGCGCGTGCGCAACTCCGAGACGGACCTGCCCTATGGCTTCTTCAAGATGCTCGCGCGCTCGGGCGATCTGCCCAACGACATGATCATGGTCGGCGCCCACGTGCCGGAGGAAGATGCGCTCCGCGTGCAGCGGGCCATCATCGACAACAAGGACAGCATCATCGCGGGCATCACGGCCCACGAGGAGAACGACAAGTATGTCGGCATGGACCTCGTAGAGATCGAGGACAGCGCTTACGACTACGTGCGCGCCATGTACACTAATGCGGGCTTTCCGCAGTTCGACAACTTCATCGGTGACTGA
- a CDS encoding YciI family protein: MQYIIMNYTPPADHPDADAVKTAADGELWGAYTRALVDAGILVGGEALHPSHTATTLRMADGQREVQDGPYAATKEQLGGFYVIDVPDLDTALEWAARNPAASSGAVEVRPVIMRDA, encoded by the coding sequence ATGCAATACATCATCATGAACTACACACCGCCCGCCGATCACCCGGACGCGGACGCAGTGAAGACCGCCGCCGACGGAGAACTCTGGGGTGCGTATACGCGTGCTCTAGTCGACGCCGGCATCCTTGTCGGCGGTGAGGCCCTGCACCCGTCCCACACCGCGACAACCTTGCGGATGGCAGATGGCCAGCGTGAAGTGCAGGACGGCCCCTACGCCGCAACAAAGGAGCAGCTTGGCGGCTTCTACGTCATCGACGTGCCGGATCTGGACACGGCGCTGGAATGGGCGGCCCGGAACCCGGCCGCATCGAGTGGTGCGGTCGAAGTTCGCCCTGTCATCATGCGCGACGCATGA
- a CDS encoding DUF6596 domain-containing protein → MSGAARAVERVARLSYGKLVARLAARTGSLAEAEDALGDALTKALETWPETGVPDHPEAWLTITARRRAIDRARKGALPATYEQELTRMAQERAEIAPPATDPRLPLMFICAHPAIDETLRAPLMLQAVLGLDARRMASVFLMSPGTLGQRLTRVKAKIESARITFELPDGRDFADRLADVLNAIYGAYVVGYNGIPAGDRKAASLAEEAIWLASLVAHGFPREGEANGLFALMLFAEARRPARIDRATGTLVPLEEQDTNLWDRAVLSDAEKALRNAAGNSSLGRFQLEASIQAVHAARHRSGTTNWSELRLLYAGLVGFSPTVGARTGEAAVLIETDGPDAALSALDAIPEAARRSYQPWWATRAHALARLGQNGEARDAFDRAIGLSDDPAARIYLADRKARLLQS, encoded by the coding sequence ATGAGTGGCGCTGCGCGCGCAGTCGAACGGGTGGCTCGCTTGTCTTATGGCAAGCTGGTCGCCCGACTGGCTGCGCGCACAGGTTCCCTCGCCGAGGCCGAAGACGCGCTCGGTGATGCGCTGACGAAGGCGCTGGAGACCTGGCCGGAAACCGGCGTGCCCGACCATCCAGAGGCATGGCTGACCATCACCGCCCGCCGCCGGGCCATCGACCGTGCCCGCAAGGGTGCACTTCCGGCGACATACGAACAGGAATTGACCCGTATGGCTCAAGAACGCGCCGAAATCGCCCCTCCCGCCACGGACCCGCGCTTGCCGCTTATGTTCATCTGCGCGCACCCGGCCATTGATGAAACCTTGCGCGCCCCATTGATGCTGCAGGCCGTGCTTGGCCTAGACGCGCGGCGGATGGCGTCAGTGTTCCTGATGTCGCCCGGAACGCTTGGCCAACGACTGACTCGGGTTAAAGCCAAGATCGAAAGCGCACGCATCACCTTCGAACTGCCGGATGGCCGAGACTTCGCCGACCGATTGGCGGATGTGCTGAACGCCATCTACGGGGCCTATGTGGTCGGCTACAACGGCATCCCGGCGGGGGATCGCAAGGCGGCAAGCCTCGCCGAAGAGGCAATCTGGCTGGCGAGCCTTGTTGCGCACGGGTTTCCAAGGGAAGGCGAGGCCAATGGGCTCTTCGCGCTAATGCTGTTTGCCGAGGCGCGGCGTCCTGCGCGGATCGACCGAGCGACCGGTACGCTTGTTCCGTTGGAAGAACAGGACACCAATCTTTGGGATCGCGCCGTTCTGAGCGACGCCGAAAAAGCGCTCAGAAACGCCGCAGGCAACTCGAGTCTCGGACGTTTCCAACTCGAAGCCTCGATCCAGGCAGTACACGCGGCCCGGCACCGGTCGGGTACCACCAACTGGTCGGAACTGCGTCTTCTCTATGCCGGTCTAGTCGGGTTCTCACCAACGGTCGGCGCTCGTACCGGCGAGGCGGCGGTCTTGATTGAGACGGACGGCCCCGATGCGGCGCTGTCTGCGCTCGATGCTATCCCTGAGGCCGCCCGGCGATCCTATCAGCCCTGGTGGGCCACCCGTGCCCACGCGCTTGCACGGCTTGGCCAGAATGGGGAGGCACGTGATGCCTTCGACCGGGCCATAGGCCTCTCCGACGATCCCGCCGCACGGATCTACCTTGCCGATCGCAAGGCGCGGCTCTTGCAAAGCTAA